The proteins below are encoded in one region of Phaeodactylum tricornutum CCAP 1055/1 chromosome 3, complete sequence:
- the hNpl4 gene encoding predicted protein gives MLIRVRSNVGVWRVDGLDAETATVTDVLAGIARSRPHVVYERPLARDPACHETLSTTETLRAQGLDQNGAMIHCRVDPTTCADWTAPAAEMSPSTMTGNATVEPKEQGQHFRRVIDKDGGIKLVPTKDVPTQQDRGFRKGMLPLRDMKMSWTLNDFIALDSQFEFKIQRQEKATTSKVSLDVPSISNFQTYLQRFQFQRKRCGFLYGKFVKEDESDEKPTKVLVEAIYEPPQEINPDSAEGFTLEDDPQEEEVNQLAEWLGLQRVGWVFGHAPRQGYVLSAAETILAAEFQLEAAGGVEETPFCTVTVAPKLDGQVAVEAFQVSQQCMAMVAEEALQVDPDNPQLCKVNETFTAIQEGKASPTVETAFFLTVVPIVQHTSETFVADFPRANRDLDDTAPNKDALTRQLRQAGSNGWTLVDRLADFNLLIYLKSSFDFQSDFPKICAAIANRDIPLDDGYKLLIASLAGLDGAY, from the coding sequence ATGCTGATTCGGGTCCGTTCCAACGTGGGCGTATGGCGCGTAGACGGTTTGGACGCCGAGACCGCGACCGTCACGGACGTCTTGGCTGGCATTGCCCGATCGCGCCCCCACGTCGTGTACGAACGCCCCTTGGCACGCGATCCAGCCTGCCACGAAACGCTGTCGACGACTGAGACGTTACGTGCACAAGGGCTCGACCAAAATGGCGCCATGATTCATTGTAGGGTCGATCCTACGACGTGTGCGGATTGGACCGCGCCCGCGGCGGAAATGTCCCCGTCGACAATGACAGGGAATGCTACAGTGGAACCGAAAGAACAGGGTCAACATTTCCGTCGCGTtatcgacaaagacggagGAATTAAGCTTGTGCCTACCAAGGATGTACCGACGCAGCAAGACCGAGGATTTCGCAAGGGCATGTTGCCTTTACGGGATATGAAAATGTCCTGGACGCTTAACGATTTCATTGCGCTCGATTCGCAGTTTGAATTTAAGATCCAGAGGCAGGAAAAGGCAACGACATCCAAAGTGTCACTGGATGTCCCGTCGATCAGTAATTTCCAGACCTACCTGCAACGCTTTCAATTTCAACGCAAACGCTGCGGATTTCTATACGGAAAATTTGTCAAGGAGGATGAGTCGGACGAAAAGCCGACCAAAGTACTGGTCGAAGCAATATACGAGCCGCCCCAAGAGATCAATCCAGACTCAGCGGAGGGATTTACGCTGGAGGACGATCCTCAGGAAGAGGAAGTCAACCAGTTGGCCGAATGGCTCGGTTTGCAGCGCGTGGGTTGGGTCTTTGGTCACGCGCCACGGCAAGGATACGTTTTGAGTGCGGCCGAAACAATCCTAGCGGCTGAATTTCAGTTGGAGGCCGCTGGAGGCGTGGAAGAGACACCCTTCTGTACCGTGACCGTGGCTCCCAAATTAGACGGCCAAGTTGCGGTAGAGGCCTTTCAGGTATCCCAGCAGTGTATGGCGATGGTAGCCGAAGAAGCCCTGCAAGTCGATCCCGATAATCCTCAATTGTGCAAAGTAAACGAAACCTTTACCGCTATTCAGGAAGGAAAGGCAAGTCCGACGGTCGAAACAGCTTTCTTTTTGACGGTGGTACCCATTGTACAACACACATCCGAGACTTTCGTGGCTGATTTTCCGCGGGCAAATCGTGATTTGGATGATACTGCACCGAACAAAGATGCCTTGACACGTCAACTCAGGCAAGCTGGATCCAACGGGTGGACTCTGGTCGATCGATTGGCCGACTTTAACCTTTTGATCTATTTGAAGTCTTCTTTTGACTTTCAGAGTGACTTTCCAAAAATCTGTGCAGCCATTGCTAATCGGGATATTCCCCTGGACGATGGATACAAGCTATTAATTGCAAGTTTAGCGGGATTGGATGGTGCCTATTAG
- a CDS encoding UDP-N-acetylglucosamine--peptide N-acetylglucosaminyltransferase (Possibly catalyzes the addition of a single N-acetylglucosamine in O-glycosidic linkage to Ser or Thr residues.), which produces MTIDAPRSRPRRPFRRWLVLGVTILSYSGMFVRAQQQSPQQSLSGDVLRDGPAYWQRGRDHFRDGRYDDAATDLWKAVLLHTQTPPAQTYDVQDVFRLFLQCYVVRDRAADGLAFVAGESFRRGQDDMGRLYLQQALGMDPRNDAALLVQAEFGDAVDQSLSASTTAPTSHDNPFPGQTPEQLYEVASRQFSDKNYEACADVFELSCQQSGRKIGPSCANAVYCRNMLTDWGFNGTQFDRDMQTIATLVRTETAQYRFRHETDANQFVWQRATSPHPHMMLGYPVDPLLKRYVAESAAYLDEQMARLAHTAPTETALPSLPPGLPYHVHDDRQRFADERAADPHAKIRVGFVGSGFNSKAVLYLSQDMFRFFGREFEIHVFSFGPRDHPMFIERGMRGVDWRERVKSNVHFFHDCQAMKLDHIKAARFIHDQNIHILIEWDGYARQGERAQGLFALRPAPIQILHQEYLGTSGALYVDYLFTDQVSSPPSLQHLYTEKLIYLPNHFFSKGHAYQKEVREPRYEYQPVTRPHQLGTGSPQENRCLAPPDVGPTDVAFVYCNFNKFLKNNPETVRGWIQILRQVPDSILCLLDNPRDGIPYLHKFIHEAAGTSDGNSPDSFQPGDGDDLVNRVHFLPWEPNPFDHQQRNRDFCNAMLDSHPYNGHTVAQDALYAGVPIVTRSDGDDMSARVTTSANLVLGLSHLNAVHGPAQYVAIAVALGTNATLFRETRERLIGTALQRNPMHPYWDVARYVLNFESGLRVVWERFLRGQAPDHVVVEETADAARGTYDDKIRAHPPQGNRARRERAANDEL; this is translated from the coding sequence ATGACGATTGACGCTCCACGCTCCCGTCCACGTCGGCCGTTCCGACGTTGGCTGGTCCTCGGTGTGACCATCCTTTCCTACTCCGGGATGTTCGTGCGAGCGCAACAACAATCACCGCAACAATCGCTGTCCGGCGACGTCCTCCGGGACGGACCGGCGTACTGGCAACGCGGTCGGGATCATTTCCGGGACGGCCGCTACGACGACGCCGCCACTGATTTGTGGAAGGCCGTACTCTTGCACACGCAGACACCACCCGCACAAACGTACGATGTACAGGACGTCTTTCGGTTGTTCCTGCAGTGCTACGTGGTGCGGGACCGGGCCGCCGACGGATTGGCTTTCGTGGCGGGAGAATCCTTCCGCCGGGGACAGGACGACATGGGACGACTCTACCTGCAACAGGCACTCGGCATGGACCCACGCAACGATGCGGCGTTGCTCGTCCAAGCCGAATTCGGCGACGCCGTGGACCAGTCGTTGTCGGCGTCGACAACGGCACCCACGTCGCACGACAACCCCTTTCCGGGACAAACGCCGGAACAACTCTACGAAGTCGCCAGTCGCCAATTTTCCGACAAGAACTACGAAGCCTGTGCCGACGTATTCGAACTGTCCTGCCAGCAATCGGGACGGAAAATCGGACCCTCCTGTGCCAACGCCGTATACTGTCGAAACATGTTGACGGATTGGGGATTCAACGGCACACAGTTTGACCGGGACATGCAGACCATTGCGACGCTCGTCCGAACCGAAACGGCGCAGTACCGATTCCGACACGAAACCGACGCGAACCAGTTCGTGTGGCAGCGGGCGACGTCGCCCCATCCCCACATGATGCTCGGTTACCCGGTAGATCCCTTGCTCAAGCGCTACGTCGCCGAGTCCGCGGCCTACTTGGACGAACAAATGGCACGCCTCGCCCACACCGCACCCACCGAGACCGCGTTGCCCTCTCTCCCGCCGGGACTACCCTACCACGTCCACGACGATCGCCAACGGTTTGCTGACGAACGCGCGGCGGATCCTCACGCCAAAATACGTGTCGGCTTTGTCGGATCCGGCTTCAACTCGAAAGCCGTCCTCTATCTGTCCCAAGATATGTTTCGATTCTTCGGTCGCGAGTTCGAAATTCAcgtcttttcctttggtCCACGGGACCATCCCATGTTCATTGAGCGCGGCATGCGTGGCGTCGATTGGCGAGAGCGTGTCAAGTCCAACGTTCACTTCTTTCACGATTGCCAAGCCATGAAGCTGGATCACATCAAAGCCGCACGCTTCATTCACGACCAGAATATACACATACTCATCGAATGGGACGGATACGCACGTCAGGGCGAACGAGCGCAAGGTCTCTTTGCTCTACGACCAGCCCCGATTCAGATCCTCCATCAAGAATACCTGGGCACCAGTGGGGCGCTCTACGTGGACTACCTCTTTACCGATCAAGTGTCGTCACCGCCATCCCTACAGCACCTGTACACGGAAAAACTCATCTATTTGCCGAACCATTTCTTCAGCAAAGGCCACGCCTACCAAAAGGAAGTCCGCGAGCCACGGTACGAATACCAACCCGTGACTCGTCCCCATCAGTTGGGGACGGGCTCTCCCCAAGAAAATCGCTGTCTCGCTCCGCCCGACGTGGGACCCACCGACGTTGCGTTTGTCTATTGCAACTTCAACAAATTTCTCAAAAACAACCCCGAAACGGTCCGCGGCTGGATACAAATTCTACGGCAGGTCCCCGATTCGATCCTGTGCCTTCTGGACAACCCCCGCGACGGTATCCCCTACCTCCACAAATTCATTCACGAAGCCGCCGGCACTTCCGACGGAAATTCCCCGGATTCCTTCCAACCGGGCGACGGGGACGACTTGGTAAACCGCGTACACTTTCTCCCCTGGGAGCCCAATCCCTTCGATCACCAGCAGCGGAATCGCGATTTCTGCAACGCCATGTTGGATTCACACCCCTACAACGGCCACACGGTGGCGCAGGATGCCCTGTACGCGGGTGTCCCGATCGTAACCcgcagcgacggcgacgacatGAGTGCGCGGGTCACGACGTCCGCCAATCTGGTCCTGGGCTTGTCGCATTTGAACGCCGTACACGGTCCGGCGCAGTACGTGGCGATTGCCGTGGCGTTGGGGACCAACGCCACGCTGTTTCGGGAAACCCGGGAGCGGTTGATCGGTACGGCACTCCAGCGGAATCCCATGCACCCGTACTGGGATGTGGCTCGGTACGTACTGAACTTTGAAAGCGGGTTGCGCGTGGTTTGGGAACGTTTTCTTCGAGGCCAAGCGCCGGATCACGTGGTCGTGGAGGAAACGGCGGACGCCGCGCGGGGTACGTACGACGACAAGATTCGGGCGCATCCACCGCAAGGCAACCGGGCACGCCGTGAGCGGGCAGCGAACGATGAACTGTAG
- a CDS encoding predicted protein gives MPTAKKYKLFAADGADGGVPPCAFFASPAGCRNGASCKFAHVRPTEAAVETGSVVSSESDDEPMPSPSVPIPTTNNKQKSAKTKAKTTQQASPQPQTKQAKKVQIQMDTAPTDDSPFRQSPPKPKKNRRSQKEEDLGPFANPKKKVKSDESPGGHKTAAQEPTPPPTTNSPKPKQQPAKTAVAGFDIRALNLPVASFTMPGTAPAPTAPPQPPAPVADAVSNVQEILPTHTTTGAKWMKAIQQARQHHKYATAYDFVKYKALDAEIGLDPSSTWIQAKPYGEWCKGFPQAIAIDCEMCETEDPVSGKHNAKDLCRVSIVNAENDEVLLDSLVKPSWPVVDYRSRINGITEEHLKGVQFTLRHTQAFLMALCSQETVILGHALHNDLAAMRMEHYCNADSANLFSASDSERSSVSLKDLASNVLKKTMPDKHDSVNDARTAWKVLEHWVEKDGQVEPIVRSMSVKQTFASQLFIHRIPKNMCEESHLSRMFLAHTSIAPTEVEEIEFAGEMGKTHVVFKSPQHANLAFDTLDSKTDTDPSGRLQKKVFLRNGGYIRVRKMAFEKPRDKSPPRRALTTSD, from the coding sequence atgcCAACAGCGAAAAAGTACAAGCTCTTTGCGGCGGACGGGGCGGACGGCGGGGTGCCTCCGTGTGCCTTTTTCGCGTCGCCGGCGGGTTGTCGCAACGGAGCATCGTGCAAGTTTGCGCACGTACGGCCCACGGAAGCCGCGGTCGAAACGGGTTCCGTCGTCAGTTCCGAAAGTGACGACGAACCAATGCCCTCGCCCTCGGTACCGATCcccaccaccaacaacaagcaaaagTCAGCCAAAACCAAAGCCAAAACAACCCAGCAAGCGTCGCCCCAACCACAAACCAAACAGGCCAAAAAGGTCCAGATCCAGATGGATACCGCCCCAACCGACGATTCCCCCTTCCGGCAAAGTCCGCCCAAACCCAAAAAAAATCGTCGCTCCCAGAAAGAAGAGGACCTCGGTCCGTTCGCCAATCCCAAGAAAAAGGTCAAATCGGACGAATCGCCGGGAGGCCACAAAACCGCTGCCCAAGAACCGACGCCCCCACCCACCACCAATTCCCCAAAGCCGAAGCAGCAGCCCGCCAAAACGGCGGTTGCTGGCTTTGACATTCGGGCTTTGAACTTGCCCGTCGCCTCCTTTACCATGCCTGGAACCGCACCGGCTCCAACCGCACCCCCTCAACCCCCCGCTCCCGTCGCCGATGCGGTATCCAACGTCCAGGAGATTCTCCCGACGCACACCACTACGGGCGCCAAATGGATGAAGGCCATTCAACAGGCCCGCCAGCATCACAAGTACGCGACCGCGTACGATTTCGTAAAATACAAGGCTTTGGATGCCGAGATTGGATTGGATCCCAGCAGCACTTGGATTCAAGCGAAACCGTACGGCGAGTGGTGCAAAGGATTTCCCCAAGCTATTGCTATTGATTGTGAAATGTGCGAAACGGAAGACCCGGTTTCCGGCAAACATAACGCCAAGGATTTATGTCGTGTCTCCATCGTCAATGCAGAAAACGACGAAGTTCTGCTGGACAGTCTGGTGAAGCCATCCTGGCCGGTGGTTGACTACCGCTCCCGTATTAACGGCATTACTGAAGAGCACTTGAAAGGCGTGCAATTTACTCTGCGTCACACCCAGGCATTTCTGATGGCTCTTTGTAGTCAGGAAACGGTCATTCTTGGACACGCCCTGCACAACGATCTAGCCGCGATGCGCATGGAGCACTATTGCAACGCTGATTCGGCCAATTTATTTTCCGCATCCGACAGCGAACGATCCAGCGTCAGCCTGAAAGACTTGGCTTCCAACGTTCTGAAAAAGACCATGCCCGACAAGCACGACTCGGTGAACGACGCTAGAACCGCATGGAAAGTCTTGGAACACTGGGTCGAAAAGGACGGCCAAGTCGAACCCATTGTCCGCTCTATGTCCGTGAAGCAGACCTTTGCCTCCCAGCTTTTCATTCACCGTATTCCGAAAAATATGTGCGAAGAGTCCCACTTGTCGCGTATGTTCTTGGCTCATACGAGTATTGCGCCGACGGAAGTGGAAGAGATTGAGTTTGCGGGTGAAATGGGCAAAACCCACGTCGTTTTCAAGTCCCCGCAACACGCCAACTTGGCGTTCGATACGCTCGATAGCAAAACCGATACAGATCCGTCGGGACGCCTCCAGAAGAAAGTTTTTCTCCGAAATGGCGGCTACATTCGCGTCCGCAAAATGGCCTTTGAGAAACCCCGAGACAAGAGTCCGCCCCGTCGTGCTTTGACGACGTCGGACTAA
- a CDS encoding predicted protein has translation MLPRSNSSSVNNGLRTRTGGNRNRPNNPPAQPFYPKLIFAQIVSLQCFHYFLLAFFFQVNHVLYGTTVTIDRIFTDRYLRLWQSERSGWADAIALFLASLVGSVLLAVIVEKSKKCLDFGVTLFLLHLLLCSLYDGFPTILDWWVMHVLGTIVMVLLGEYLCSRRELDDIPILQI, from the exons ATGTTGCCCCGAAGCAATAGCAGCAGCGTCAATAACGGACTCCGCACGCGAACGGGGGGCAATCGCAATCGACCCAACAATCCCCCCGCTCAGCCTTTCTATCCTAAACTTATATTTGCCCAGATCGTTTCGCTCCAATGCTTTCACTACTTTCTGCTAGCGTTTTTCTTTCAAGTCAACCACGTTCTTTATGGCACTACGGTTACGATTGATCGTATTTTCACCGACCGCTACTTGCGGTTGTGGCAGTCGGAGCGATCGGGATGGGCCGATGCCATTGCATTATTTTTGGCGTCTCTGGTAGG ATCCGTCCTGCTGGCGGTTATTGTGGAAAAGAGTAAAAAATGCCTTGATTTTGGAGTGacactttttcttcttcatttgctACTCTGCTCATTGTACGATGGCTTCCCTACAATCTTGGATTGGTGGGTCATGCATGTGCTCGGTACAATTGTCATGGTTCTTTTGGGGGAATATCTGTGTAGTCGCCGGGAACTGGACGATATCCCAATTCTACAGATTTGA
- a CDS encoding predicted protein has protein sequence RCARTCDTKLARSAIAWRVPFHTPVLLHPIRVLIFCRRPDIVIAPPTRIASHSCRKPPLSIRTPRLRRRQARPPREAGDSVAAEAGEEPHPATRPVTTVARLDTFRVSVPTPVWKGKNVPSSTSRDRSTAVASTAVKWDTSRRSAPSPPGTKPVTTVEGTDTFHVIAPPRE, from the coding sequence CGCTGCGCGAGAACCTGCGACACAAAGTTGGCTCGGTCGGCGATCGCGTGGAGGGTTCCTTTCCATACTCCCGTTCTCTTACACCCAATTCGTGTTCTCATCTTTTGCCGCAGGCCAGACATTGTCATCGCCCCTCCGACTCGCATCGCATCGCACTCATGTCGGAAGCCGCCGTTGTCGATCCGGACGCCAAGACTTCGCCGCCGCCAGGCGCGGCCCCCACGGGAGGCCGGGGATTCCGTCGCCGCGGAGGCGGGGGAGGAACCGCACCCGGCGACAAGACCTGTTACAACTGTGGCAAGGCTGGACACATTTCGCGTGAGTGTCCCAACCCCCGTTTGGAAGGGGAAGAACGTGCCGTCATCAACAAGTCGCGATCGCAGTACCGCCGTTGCTTCAACTGCGGTAAAATGGGACACATCTCGGCGGAGTGCACCAAGCCCGCCGGGAACAAAGCCTGTTACAACTGTGGAGGGGACGGACACATTTCACGTGATTGCCCCACCCCGCGAGTGA
- a CDS encoding predicted protein — MMQQSGGSYSSHPPYLYPTQHQHHHHESDGESYLSGPEFDEGENDEPTLLLSLVQAYDWAGVLARVTALPSEAQTAGVQGRTPLHVACDHDAPAVVIQALLKAYPEASTVVGTSNMNPLHITCSSHHASTHVIRVLLEYGKAEQTSMRDIDGDTALHAACRCGASREVLEVLLRANPSAVHERDKEGLTPLLRLWVRYFVILGDDAIEGVKSHGDLTGELGEAWNKTELLLHVAHHGALSRGGTLNVFRTVHAAAAVDCPRPVVKIAALVYSSQLDQRDENGLTPLMIACETPIFKVRDLSDDGYMLEDVIYGDNDTQDQFVADDAPEQISSCEPSVIQILLHANQDAASSSACVPDPMGRLPLHLALESHKRWSDGLQQLVDVYPEALAIPDPTSKLVPFLLAAVGERADTSTVYEMLRLNPSLFADLKFESKNSNISTVPMETL, encoded by the coding sequence ATGATGCAACAATCCGGAGGATCGTATTCATCTCATCCCCCGTATCTCTATCCTACGCAGCACCAGCACCATCATCACGAAAGTGACGGGGAATCGTATTTGAGCGGCCCCGAATTCGACGAAGGCGAGAACGATGAACCCACGCTCTTGCTTTCTCTCGTGCAAGCCTACGACTGGGCTGGTGTTCTCGCACGCGTGACCGCCCTCCCATCCGAAGCGCAAACCGCCGGTGTGCAGGGACGAACCCCACTGCATGTTGCCTGCGATCACGATGCTCCCGCCGTAGTCATCCAGGCTTTGCTCAAGGCTTACCCCGAGGCTTCCACTGTCGTGGGTACGTCGAACATGAACCCTTTGCACATTACTTGTTCATCCCATCACGCTTCAACCCACGTCATTCGCGTCTTGCTCGAATACGGTAAGGCGGAACAAACCTCGATGCGAGATATTGACGGAGATACGGCTTTGCATGCGGCGTGCCGCTGTGGCGCCTCCCGCGAAGTCCTGGAAGTTCTGCTGCGGGCCAATCCATCCGCTGTACACGAACGGGATAAGGAAGGCCTGACGCCACTATTACGACTATGGGTTCGCTACTTTGTTATTTTGGGTGACGATGCCATTGAGGGAGTCAAAAGTCACGGAGATTTGACTGGGGAACTGGGGGAAGCATGGAACAAGACGGAGTTGCTCCTGCACGTGGCGCATCACGGAGCCTTGAGTCGGGGCGGTACTCTGAACGTTTTTCGGACGGTCCACGCGGCAGCAGCGGTGGATTGTCCACGCCCGGTCGTCAAAATTGCCGCTCTAGTTTACTCCTCGCAACTCGATCAACGCGACGAAAACGGTCTCACGCCGCTCATGATTGCCTGCGAAACTCCCATTTTTAAGGTTCGTGATCTTTCGGATGATGGTTATATGTTGGAAGACGTCATTTACGGGGACAACGATACACAGGACCAATTTGTAGCGGACGACGCGCCCGAACAGATATCGTCTTGTGAACCTTCCGTCATTCAAATTCTCTTGCACGCCAACCAGGATgcagcttcttcgtccgccTGCGTACCCGATCCCATGGGACGACTCCCACTGCACCTGGCATTAGAATCTCACAAACGATGGTCCGATGGTCTTCAGCAGCTGGTGGATGTCTACCCCGAAGCACTCGCTATTCCTGATCCTACCTCCAAGTTGGTTCCGTTTTTGCTGGCCGCGGTAGGGGAACGGGCGGATACGAGCACCGTTTACGAAATGTTGCGACTCAATCCTTCGCTTTTTGCCGATTTGAAGTTTGAATCGAAGAACTCCAATATCTCTACTGTGCCCATGGAGACGCTCTGA
- a CDS encoding predicted protein produces MAGNKHGEKDNEDENPTVMMVALEKETDKATASKKLEKIRIRLRDLQTPAICTGLDLQSIIVSRHASSDAERTQLEIFDNATKKFVEVQPHAKENIVERFGSRVVQMRISSPESCRNACNTDTPLLALTGRFYNWSDDGLFSLGGSRNLYIRQESSRQCDGTGVTVWDGALLLARYLEQRPFLVQNKHVVELGAGCGLVGLSAGALGAASIMLTDLAYVLPILESNLENNRSVLQGAGCHDAMCCLLDWFHPEAFKKAQQKKSIDVLVVADCVWMHDLVEPLFTTIQQIADANTLILISYQQRGRSTHEAFMYYLSKAFHVEEILGSDVGVEKPGVLHLYRCRKRRNF; encoded by the coding sequence ATGGCTGGGAATAAACATGGTGAAAAGGACAATGAAGACGAAAACCCTACCGTAATGATGGTAGCTCTAGAAAAGGAAACCGACAAAGCTACAGCATCGAAAAAACTGGAGAAAATACGGATACGGCTCCGCGATTTGCAGACACCAGCAATTTGTACAGGTCTCGATTTACAAAGCATTATTGTTTCGAGACATGCTAGCAGCGATGCAGAACGTACGCAGTTAGAAATTTTCGACAACGCTACTAAGAAATTTGTTGAAGTACAGCCTCATGCAAAAGAGAACATAGTGGAACGGTTTGGCTCTCGGGTTGTACAAATGCGAATCAGCAGTCCAGAGAGTTGCCGCAATGCCTGCAATACGGACACGCCATTGCTGGCACTGACGGGGCGCTTCTACAATTGGAGCGACGACGGTCTCTTTTCCCTCGGTGGCTCCCGGAACCTCTATATTCGGCAGGAATCATCCCGGCAATGCGACGGGACTGGCGTTACCGTGTGGGACGGAGCGCTTCTCTTGGCTCGTTATTTGGAACAGCGGCCCTTCCTCGTCCAGAATAAACATGTTGTCGAATTGGGAGCAGGATGCGGTTTAGTGGGGTTGTCAGCGGGCGCGTTGGGGGCGGCATCAATAATGCTGACGGATCTCGCGTACGTCTTGCCAATCCTCGAGTCGAATCTCGAAAACAATCGATCGGTGCTACAGGGAGCTGGTTGCCATGATGCCATGTGCTGCCTTCTGGACTGGTTTCACCCGGAAGCGTTTAAGAAAGCGCAACAGAAGAAATCTATCGATGTTTTGGTCGTCGCAGATTGCGTGTGGATGCACGATCTGGTGGAACCATTGTTTACTACCATACAGCAAATTGCGGATGCGAACACTCTCATTCTAATATCGTATCAGCAACGAGGAAGGAGTACTCACGAAGCCTTTATGTATTACCTAAGCAAAGCTTTTCATGTTGAAGAGATTTTAGGCTCAGATGTCGGCGTGGAGAAGCCTGGCGTGCTGCATCTCTACCGCTGTCGGAAACGACGCAATTTTTAA
- a CDS encoding predicted protein has translation MRLSSLVFLGFATASVTAFAPVHLSRRSVVSVYPLAGGRGGLAASPELDSTPCDTPDATAEDLVSTKGSAVAMRAASLTNVHGDVVRLGDVLGSNDAAAAATLACYAKAVCALQQQEDMKAAGITQGPVFVSVGTAAQLETFLELNPEVPKESVLVDNLDRKVYQSVGLKLFTETDPNDAKEGGKNISAPKEMKMGDWWKYLTNAAKLSPIAEDQKFGELPPGVLQLGGTFLLQGDDVIYQWNDRVPGDVPDLQLVLAKAKVASAAMAST, from the exons ATGCGACTGTCATCCTTGGTGTTTCTTGGCTTTGCGACGGCTAGCGTCACAGCGTTTGCGCCTGTGCATTTGTCTCGCCGTTCTGTCGTCTCGGTATACCCCTTGGCGGGCGGGCGGGGAGGTTTGGCCGCCAGTCCGGAGCTCGATTCGACACCATGCGATACCCCCGACGCCACGGCGGAAGATTTGGTGTCCACAAAAGGATCCGCCGTCGCGATGCGCGCCGCCAGTCTGACGAATGTCCATGGCGACGTGGTGCGGTTGGGCGACGTGCTGGGTTCGAacgacgccgccgccgccgcgaCATTGGCATG CTACGCCAAGGCCGTGTGTGCGCTCCAGCAACAGGAGGATATGAAAGCGGCCGGAATTACGCAAGGCCCGGTTTTCGTGTCGGTAGGAACGGCTGCTCAGCTGGAAACCTTTCTCGAGCTCAATCCTGAAGTGCCCAAGGAAAGCGTGCTCGTGGATAATTTGGATCGGAAAGTATATCAGTCTGTGGGGCTCAAATTATTTACCGAGACGGATCCTAACGACGCCAAGGAAGGAGGGAAGAATATCTCCGCTCCCAAAGAAATGAAAATGGGTGATTGGTGGAAATACTTGACGAATGCGGCGAAACTTTCTCCCATTGCCGAAGACCAAAAGTTTGGGGAACTTCCGCCCGGAGTATTACAGCTGGGAGGGACCTTTTTGCTACAAGGTGACGATGTGATCTACCAATGGAACGATCGCGTTCCTGGAGATGTACCGGATCTGCAGCTCGTGttggccaaagccaaggTAGCTTCGGCCGCGATGGCCAGTACCTAG